A genomic segment from Gossypium hirsutum isolate 1008001.06 chromosome D04, Gossypium_hirsutum_v2.1, whole genome shotgun sequence encodes:
- the LOC107921801 gene encoding uncharacterized protein, producing the protein METTEQIKEEKNAPVVIRAVGRDEEGRKKVEKAEVPSRNMGTIKYVEKKLQDKGVQRMDRHPASGIGIGRPPPKSGRGGKYTWEGPDDMMENELSPVPAAIDEKDPNYVDEEEEGRILRGEKSDVSGFVVGEVEVTKTAQDRDGVARVEVDAHLMPN; encoded by the coding sequence ATGGAAACTACCGAGCAGATAAAGGAAGAGAAGAATGCCCCCGTGGTGATCCGAGCAGTTGGTCGAGACGAAGAGGGTAGAAAGAAGGTTGAGAAGGCGGAAGTGCCGTCTCGGAACATGGGCACCATCAAGTACGTTGAAAAGAAGTTGCAGGACAAAGGGGTGCAACGTATGGACCGACATCCGGCTAGTGGGATTGGGATTGGTCGGCCGCCGCCCAAATCGGGACGTGGAGGGAAGTACACGTGGGAAGGACCTGATGACATGATGGAGAACGAGCTGTCACCGGTGCCTGCAGCCATCGATGAGAAGGATCCTAACTACGTGGatgaggaagaagaagggagGATTTTGAGGGGTGAAAAGAGCGACGTGAGTGGGTTTGTGGTGGGGGAAGTGGAAGTGACTAAAACAGCTCAGGACCGTGATGGGGTAGCTCGAGTTGAGGTTGACGCTCACTTGATGCCTAATTAA